Within the Laspinema palackyanum D2c genome, the region TTCGGGGCGGATTTAGAGAGTCTCTCCAGTTGGTATGCCGATGAGGGTTCAGAATTGGACGGAGGGGATTATCTCTTTCCCCAAGGATATGACCAAATTATCACGGGATTAGCGAATAATCAGGAGATTCAGTTGCAACAAAAGGTTACTGAAATCCGTTACAGCAGTTCCGGTGTCTCTGTCACGACGGAACGGGAAAGTTTTACGGCAGATGCGGCGATCATGACGTTACCCCTGGGGGTTTTTAAATCTGAAGCTATCAAATTTTTCCCAGAATTACCGGACAACAAACAAGCGGCTATCAATCGCTTGAGTATGGGAGTTTTAAATAAAGTTGTCTTAAAATTTCCTGAACAATTTTGGCCTCAAGACTCTCAGATATTGGGCTATCTTCAGGAGAAGGGTCCCGATTTTTCGGAATTTTTAAATTGGCAATTTTATAGTCAACAACCGGCATTAATCGCTTTGATGGGGGGTAATTTTGCGCGGGAGATTGAACAACTTTCTGAGGGAGAAATTCGCTCACGAGTGATGGGGGTGTTGCGACGGAGTTATGGCGATCGCGTTCCCGAACCCGAAAGCATGATGGTGACGCGATGGAGTCAGGATCCGTTTGCCTTGGGGTCCTATTCTCATATTGCCGTCGGGGGAGACAGTGGCGATCGCGATATCTTGGCTGAACCCATCGGCGATCGGCTCTTCTTCGCGGGAGAAGCCACCTCTCGGGACTATCCCGCCACCGTACATGGCGCTTACCTCTCCGGCATTCGGGAAGCGAAACGATTGATTAACCGCTAAAAACCCCTTTCATACTTCTCAATTCTCACCGTGATCGAGTAAGATCTAAAAAATACCGACTGCTAAAATAGTCAAGCGGTTACTGAGTCAAGCGCGAAAAACAGCAAAAATGTCAACCCCCCATCGGCATAATAAAAATCGGCGAAGAGAGAGAAATAAAACTGGGTTCAACCTTCTCAAGCAAATCATAAAGTGGAGCGTCGCTTCCCTTCCCGTAAAATTTTTTATCCGGAAGTTTCAGCGGTTTTTTGGCCCGCATTCCATGCAATCGGCAGCGTTACCCCCTAATGAAGAAGAACGCTTACAAGCTCTCTACCGCTATAGCATTTTAGACAGTGAGGTTGAAGACTCATTCGATGATTTAACCGCCCTAGCTGCTTCAATTTGCGGAACTCCCATTGCCTTAGTCAGTCTGATTGATTCCAATCGTCAATGGTTTAAATCTAAAGTTGGTTTAAACGCCTCCGAAACTCCCAGAAATATCTCGTTTTGCGCTCATGCAATTCTGAACCCCAATGATATTCTCGTTGTTCCGAATGCGTTAGAAGATGAGCGGTTTGTGGGTAATCCCCTCGTTACTTCTAATCCCAATATCCGGTTTTATGCGGGAACGCCGGTTGTCACCCCCGATGGATTTCCTCTGGGAACCCTTTGTGTGATTGATACCATCCCGCGCCATCTTACTTCCGAACAATTGGAAGGACTGCGGTTGTTAGGACGACAGGCGATCGCCCAAATGGAATTACGACTCCAAGTTAAACGATTAGAACGTCAAATTGCTCGACAAAAAGATGCTACAGCCAAACTCCGTGCGACCGATTCCCAAATTGTCGATTCGTTAGAAAACATGACCGATGCTTTTTTCGCTGTTGATCGCCAATGGCGGTTTAGTTATGCGAATCAAAAAGTTGGAGAAATTTTACAACGAGACCCCAATAATCTGCTGGGAAAAATTATCTGGGAAGAATTGCCTGAAACCGTGGGTTCTACATTTGAACGAGAGTATCGAAAATCTGCCTCGGAACAAGTCAGCGTCACCTTTGAAGACTGTTCTCCCATCACCAATCGCTGCTTTGAAGTGCGGGTCTTTCCATCCTACGAGGGACTCTCTGTATTTTTTCATGACATTACCCAACGAAAAAAAACTGAAGAGGCACTCTGCCGGGAACAAGAAAAAGTCCAAGAATTACTCTTAAATATTTTACCACCAACCATCGCCCAACAGCTTCAAAAACAACCGGGTCTGATTGCGGAGAAATTTGAGGCGGTCACTATTTTATTTGCGGATTTAGTGAAGTTTACGGAACTCTCCACCCAGGTTTCCCCCCAGGAACTTGTGACTCTTCTCAATACCATTGTTTCCACTTTTGATCGCCTCACGGAAAAACATGGATTAGAGAAAATTAAAACCATTGGGGATGCCTACCTCGTAGTCGGTGGCGTTCCCCTCTCTCGACCGGATCATGCCGAAGCGATCGCAGAAATGGCCTTGGATATGCAAGAGGCGATCGGCCAGTTCAACACCGAATATCTCACAAATTTAAGTCTACGAA harbors:
- a CDS encoding FAD-dependent oxidoreductase, producing the protein MSSIPLVKGLFNRRRFLQLSLFASTWGLSLACSENRAQSSPPKVLVIGAGIAGLAAARELQGQGFQVTVLEGRDRIGGRIHTSRTLGFPVDLGASWIHGITDNPIATLARGWEIPILPTDFDNIILYNNQGNPISDRDFEVGYGVYEQIRDRAASIAENSEQDLSIASALQQVLAAQILTPQQAQLVEWGFNSEFVTEFGADLESLSSWYADEGSELDGGDYLFPQGYDQIITGLANNQEIQLQQKVTEIRYSSSGVSVTTERESFTADAAIMTLPLGVFKSEAIKFFPELPDNKQAAINRLSMGVLNKVVLKFPEQFWPQDSQILGYLQEKGPDFSEFLNWQFYSQQPALIALMGGNFAREIEQLSEGEIRSRVMGVLRRSYGDRVPEPESMMVTRWSQDPFALGSYSHIAVGGDSGDRDILAEPIGDRLFFAGEATSRDYPATVHGAYLSGIREAKRLINR
- a CDS encoding adenylate/guanylate cyclase domain-containing protein — its product is MQSAALPPNEEERLQALYRYSILDSEVEDSFDDLTALAASICGTPIALVSLIDSNRQWFKSKVGLNASETPRNISFCAHAILNPNDILVVPNALEDERFVGNPLVTSNPNIRFYAGTPVVTPDGFPLGTLCVIDTIPRHLTSEQLEGLRLLGRQAIAQMELRLQVKRLERQIARQKDATAKLRATDSQIVDSLENMTDAFFAVDRQWRFSYANQKVGEILQRDPNNLLGKIIWEELPETVGSTFEREYRKSASEQVSVTFEDCSPITNRCFEVRVFPSYEGLSVFFHDITQRKKTEEALCREQEKVQELLLNILPPTIAQQLQKQPGLIAEKFEAVTILFADLVKFTELSTQVSPQELVTLLNTIVSTFDRLTEKHGLEKIKTIGDAYLVVGGVPLSRPDHAEAIAEMALDMQEAIGQFNTEYLTNLSLRIGINTGPVVAGVIGIKKFTYDLWGDAVNTASRMESHGITGKIQISETTYHLLQDKYKIEERGLIEIKGKGEMKTYFLTGRNRSAL